The following are encoded in a window of Vigna unguiculata cultivar IT97K-499-35 chromosome 8, ASM411807v1, whole genome shotgun sequence genomic DNA:
- the LOC114193596 gene encoding protein ECERIFERUM 2 codes for MEETQPPSSKISTVVPATPRGDEQSEWQLSSMDLLLKLHYIRALYFFVNHAAQGLSIYDLKKPMFPLLDHVTHLSGRIRISESGRPFIKCNDAGVRIAESHSHLTLREWFHQNGSSLHHALLPDHVLGPDLGFSPLVFLKFTWFKCGGLSVGLSWSHVLGDAFSAFNFITKWSRILAGHAPPKTLHVTSHKPAPSPPQNNGNHGNPISVKMVTTVEDLWLAANDTKMVSHTFHVTPNQLNHLVTSIFTCDQNQANDTSYFEILSALVWKHVARIRDSEPKIVTVLTRGGGSDEFPTNDVVISVVEADVAVGKSDVADLAKLIGEEKRVENSVVEKLVEEKEGKENLVVYGARLTFVDLEEDGIYEVVLNGEKPVVVNCGVGGVGGDGVVLVLPGLQDEEDGKSGRMVTVTLPEKEVEQLKEKLREEWGIHSLAF; via the exons ATGGAAGAAACCCAGCCTCCGAGCTCCAAGATCTCAACGGTGGTGCCGGCAACCCCACGCGGCGACGAACAGAGTGAGTGGCAGCTGAGCTCCATGGACCTGCTCCTGAAGCTCCACTACATCAGAGCCCTCTACTTCTTCGTCAACCACGCTGCTCAGGGACTCTCCATCTACGACCTCAAGAAACCCATGTTCCCACTCCTCGACCATGTCACCCATCTCTCGGGTCGGATCCGCATCTCCGAATCGGGTCGACCCTTCATCAAGTGCAACGACGCTGGTGTCCGCATCGCCGAGTCTCACTCCCACCTCACCCTTCGCGAATGGTTCCATCAAAACGGCTCCTCCCTTCATCACGCTCTTCTCCCCGATCACGTGCTTGGTCCTGACCTAGGTTTCTCCCCCTTGGTCTTTCTTAAG TTCACTTGGTTCAAATGTGGTGGGCTTTCTGTGGGGCTTAGTTGGTCCCATGTTCTTGGAGATGCTTTTTCAGCTTTCAATTTCATCACCAAGTGGAGTCGAATACTCGCGGGTCACGCGCCACCCAAAACCCTTCACGTCACAAGTCACAAACCAGCTCCATCCCCACCACAAAACAATGGGAATCACGGGAATCCCATTTCCGTTAAAATGGTCACGACCGTAGAGGATCTCTGGCTCGCCGCAAACGACACCAAGATGGTGAGCCACACTTTCCACGTTACTCCCAACCAACTTAACCATCTGGTAACGTCCATCTTCACATGCGACCAAAACCAGGCCAACGATACCTCGTACTTCGAGATTCTATCGGCTCTGGTGTGGAAACACGTGGCACGCATCAGAGACTCGGAGCCAAAGATAGTGACAGTTTTGACACGTGGCGGTGGCTCGGATGAGTTTCCGACGAACGACGTGGTTATAAGTGTGGTTGAAGCAGACGTGGCGGTTGGAAAATCCGACGTGGCGGATTTGGCGAAGCTGATTGGGGAGGAGAAAAGGGTTGAGAATAGCGTTGTGGAGAAGTTggtggaagagaaggaagggaaagAGAATTTGGTGGTTTATGGAGCAAGATTGACTTTTGTGGATTTGGAAGAAGATGGTATTTACGAGGTTGTTTTGAATGGAGAGAAACCGGTTGTGGTGAATTGTGGAGTTGGTGGGGTGGGTGGTGACGGTGTCGTTTTGGTGCTGCCGGGATTGCAAGATGAAGAAGATGGGAAGAGTGGGAGAATGGTGACCGTTACTTTGCCTGAAAAAGAAGTTGAGCAGCTCAAAGAGAAGCTAAGAGAAGAATGGGGCATTCACTCACTTGCGTTTTGA